The Streptomyces collinus DNA segment CCCTCGGTGTGGGTGAAGGAGAGGTCGAAGGCGATGTGCATGCCGTTCACTGTGCTGCCTTCTTCCACAGGTCGACGACCTCGTCGGTATCGCCGAGCACGGCCACGTTGAGGCCCAGCTGCACGAGCGCCGCGGCATGGACGTCGAGGTCGTAGGCGGCCGTTGCATCCCGGGGGACGACGACGGGCCAGTCCAGTTGTACGGCATCCTGGGCGGTCGCGTAGACGCAGCACTCGCTCGTCAGGCCCACGACGGTGAGCCAGTCGCAGCCGGCCGCGCGCAGCCGTTCCCGGAGATCGGTGCCGAGGAATCCGCTGTACGCCCGCTTGACCACGCGCGGTTCACCTTCGGCAGGCCGCATCCGGTACCACTCGGCGCCCGACGTACCGAGTACGCACGGCTCGTCCGGGCCCATGGGTGCGTCGTAGTCGCCCCCGCGCAGCCAGTTGCTCGACCGCCAGGGCCGCGCGGGGTCGCTGCCCAACTCGACCCAGACGACGGGCACTTCGGCCGCACGGGCGGCGTCGACGAGGTCGCGGATGCGGGTGACGGCCTGGTCGAGCGCCGACAGAGCGGCAGCCGTCAGGCCGTATTCCGTGAGGCGGTCCGGATCGGCGAAGTCGCGCTGTACGTCGACCACGACCAGCGCGGGCCTGCTGCCGGGCCGGGTGAGGTGGGCGAGTTGCCGTTCACGCAGGTCTTGTCTGTCACGCAGGTCGGACATCAGGCCGCCACCTCGTCACGGGCGCGCAGGGCCGGCAGCACGGTCTCGCCGAACAGCAGCATGTCCTTGTCGTACTCCGGGAAGATCAGCATGAGTCCGTCCAGGTCGGCCTCGCGCACGATGTACTCGATGTGGTCGGTGACCGTCCGCGCCGATCCGGCGACGTACGCGGTCTGGAACGCCGCCTCACCGGTGGCCCCGTCGGCCCACGCACGGGCCTGGTCCTCGGGCATGCCCCAAGTGCGGCGCATCTGGGTGAGCGCCTCACGGTCGAGGCCCGCGCCCCACTCCTTCACCTTCCTGACGGCCAGTTCGTCGGTCTCGTCCTGGACGACGGTGAGCATCGAATAGGTCTTGCAGACACGGCCGTTGGCCTTCGCCCGCTCGTGGACGTCCGCCGAGAGCTTCCGCATCTCGTCGAGGCTGTCGGCGGCGAGGAAGGCGCCGTCGGCGTACTTGGCCTGGAAGCGGCGGGCCTCCTCGGACCGGCCCGCGTTGATGAGGGTCGGACGGGTGGCCGGATGCGGGCGGGACTCGCAGTCGACGAGGTCGAAGTACGGCGTGCGCAGGGTGACGGAGTCCTCGCTCCACAGCCGGGTGACGGCCTCGGTCCACAGCTCCGTCATCTGATAGCGGTCCTCGTGACTGAGCCGCGGGTCCCACATGCCGAACTGCTCGAACTCTCCCGCGTAGGCACCGTTGACGATGTTCATGCCGGCGCGGCCGCCGGAGATGTCCTGGAGGGTGGTGAACATCTTCGCCGCGATGGCGGGGTTATGGACGTTCGCGTGCATGGTCGCCCAGATCTTGACCCGGCTGGTCGCCTCGGCGAGCGCCGACATCATCGTCATCGACTCCAGCGAGCGGCCCCAGTGGTCGGTGCTGCCGCCGAAGCCGCGCCACTTCGCCATCGACATGATGAAGTCGAGGCCGATGGCCTCCGCGTGCAGGGCGGCGCGCTTGTTCCACGCGTAGTCCGCCTCGGGGTGGGGAGCGGTCGTGGACAGCATCCATCCGCCGTTCCCGATGGGGAGGAAGATTCCGTACTCTTTCGCGGGCATGTGTGCGCCTTTCGTGAGATGCCTGATCCGCGATGCGGCTACGGGGCGGGCCAGACGAGCTTGCCGCCTACGCCTGCGCCTGCGTAGATGTCCTTGACGTAGGAGGTGTCGAACCAGCCCTCGGCCCGCTCGACGGTCACGCTGCCGGGCACGACCTCGAACTGGTGCAGCATGTCGACGATCCCCGCCACGTTCTTGGGGTCGATGCCGCCCAGCGGCTGCCCGGGCGTCGGATGGTCCTTGACGTAACTCGTCTCGGTCTTCCAGATGGTCGTGTTCAGCTTCTTGTCGTACGTCGGTCCGGACAGCTCCGCCGCGTACCCGACGCACTCGGCGATGTGCGCCTCGCCGGCGTCGCAGTAGTCGTAGGCGTGCAGCGCGGCGCGCAGGATGTCCTCGACGGCGTGCGGGTGCGCCTTGGCGAACGCCGTATTCACCGCCATCGCGCCGAGCGAGCTCGGGACGCCGTAGTCGACCGGCTTC contains these protein-coding regions:
- a CDS encoding cysteine hydrolase family protein, which translates into the protein MSDLRDRQDLRERQLAHLTRPGSRPALVVVDVQRDFADPDRLTEYGLTAAALSALDQAVTRIRDLVDAARAAEVPVVWVELGSDPARPWRSSNWLRGGDYDAPMGPDEPCVLGTSGAEWYRMRPAEGEPRVVKRAYSGFLGTDLRERLRAAGCDWLTVVGLTSECCVYATAQDAVQLDWPVVVPRDATAAYDLDVHAAALVQLGLNVAVLGDTDEVVDLWKKAAQ
- a CDS encoding LLM class flavin-dependent oxidoreductase, with protein sequence MPAKEYGIFLPIGNGGWMLSTTAPHPEADYAWNKRAALHAEAIGLDFIMSMAKWRGFGGSTDHWGRSLESMTMMSALAEATSRVKIWATMHANVHNPAIAAKMFTTLQDISGGRAGMNIVNGAYAGEFEQFGMWDPRLSHEDRYQMTELWTEAVTRLWSEDSVTLRTPYFDLVDCESRPHPATRPTLINAGRSEEARRFQAKYADGAFLAADSLDEMRKLSADVHERAKANGRVCKTYSMLTVVQDETDELAVRKVKEWGAGLDREALTQMRRTWGMPEDQARAWADGATGEAAFQTAYVAGSARTVTDHIEYIVREADLDGLMLIFPEYDKDMLLFGETVLPALRARDEVAA